In Nicotiana tabacum cultivar K326 chromosome 17, ASM71507v2, whole genome shotgun sequence, one DNA window encodes the following:
- the LOC142171732 gene encoding uncharacterized protein LOC142171732 — protein MLRPSEFANCSLIEVVDVILEEEDETPNAKDPLAACLMNLEEVDGEDSTEWEEQLLQVLIECKTAIGWTIADIKGISPAFCMQKILLEDNHKPSIERQRRLNPNMKEVVKKEVIKWLDVEIIFPISDSNWISQVQCVPNKGGMTVVQNENNELISTRTFTGWQICMDYRILNKATRKDQFPLPFIDQILDRFAGRVAFGELKKKLVTVPIIVALDWGKPFKLMCDARDYAVGAVLGQQKDKVMHPRYYASKTSSDTQLNYIVTEKEMLVVVFTFDKFGLYLIGSKVIAYTDHAALSGGLCLEMGRSRGTSTNDSKAVIGFQRTNIFTRFGTPRAIISDGVTHFCNRAFAKLLEKYGVSHKFATSYHPQTNGKVEVSNREIKSVLTKTVNAT, from the exons atgttgcgaccaagtgaatttgctAACTGCTCTCTAATAGAAGTTGTGgatgtaattttggaggaggaagatgagactCCGAACGCTAAAGACCCTCTAGCAGCCTGTCTTATGAACTTAGAAGAAGTAGATGGAGAGGACTCGACGGAGTGG GaagaacaacttttgcaggtattAATAGAGTGCAAAACTGCAATTGGTTGGACCATTGCAGACATTAAGGGTATCAGCCCAGCCTTCTGTATGCAGAAGATTTTACTGGAAGACAACCACAAACCTTCCATAGAACGtcaaagaaggttgaaccccAATATGAAAGAAGtcgtgaaaaaggaggtgataaagtggttagatgtgGAAATCATTTTCCCCATCTCCGACAGCAATTGGATTAGCCAAGTTCAATGTGTGCCAAATAAAGGTGGAATGACTGTTGTGCAAAACGAGAACAATGAGCTGATCTCAACAAGAACATTCACGGGATGGCAAATTTGTATGGACTACAGAATATTGAACaaggccacccgaaaagaccaatTTCCCTTGCCATTCATTGATCAGATCCTAGATAGATTTGCTGGGAG GGTAGCgtttggggagttgaagaaaaaacTGGTGACTGTACCAATCATAGTGGCCCTCGACTGGGGGAAACCTTTCAAACTGATGTGCGATGCAAGAGACTATGCTGTGGGAGCAGTTCTTGGGCAACAAAAAGATAAAGTCATGCATCCGAGATACTATGCAAGTAAAACCTCGAGCGACACCCAACTGAATTACATAGTGACAGAGAAGGAGATGCTAGTTGTAGTGTTCACATTTGATAAATTCGGGTTATACCTGATAGGCTCAAAGGTAATTGCTTACACTGACCACGCTGCCCTCAG CGGTGGACTATGTCTCGAAATGGGTAGAAGTCGTGGCACTTCAACGAATGATTCGAAGGCAGTTATTGGTTTCCAGAGAACGAACATCttcacccgatttggcactccaagAGCTATCATCAGTGATGGAGTCACCCACTTCTGCAACCGAGCCTTTGCAAAGTTGTTGGAGAAATATGGCGTTAGCCATAAATTTGCTACTTCGTATCACCCACAAACAAATGG